One Oryza sativa Japonica Group chromosome 8, ASM3414082v1 DNA window includes the following coding sequences:
- the LOC107277990 gene encoding RING-H2 finger protein ATL74: MGSALSGSGSGSLLVLSVSVVGILFTSILLLAYYLFLACSWRRRSHQTARPTPPLPSFFLAADQPRRGLGLEEAAIRRIPTLRYQQQQQHNKQQQCGVCLGEFREGERLRRLPPCLHSFHIDCIDAWLATALTCPLCRAHVTVDTNHIAAATTSTRHDDDQLLSGVHQPMRRSFSLDSCHLYLAIILHPHQLSDSDTRSRSRREPKPAVLESERPSRTLRRSFFSFSHTTTSPVPTPILPI; this comes from the coding sequence ATGGGTTCAGCTCtttcgggcagcggcagcgggagCTTGTTGGTCCTCTCcgtctccgtcgtcggcatcctTTTCACCTCCATCCTCCTCCTTGCCTACTACCTCTTCCTCGCCTGCTCATGGCGCCGCCGTTCCCACCAAACTGCACGACCCACGCCGCctcttccttctttcttcttAGCCGCCGATCAAccccgccgcggcctcggcctggAGGAGGCGGCCATCCGCCGCATACCAACGCTCCgctaccagcagcagcagcagcacaacaaGCAGCAGCAGTGCGGCGTGTGCCTGGGCGAGTTCCGCGAGGGGGAGAGGCTCAGGCGGCTGCCCCCCTGCCTCCACTCCTTCCACATCGACTGCATCGACGCCTGGCTCGCCACCGCCCTCACCTGCCCGCTCTGCAGGGCCCATGTCACCGTCGACACCAACCACATTGCTGCTGCTACCACCAGCACGCGGCACGACGACGACCAGTTGCTCTCCGGCGTGCACCAGCCGATGAGGAGGTCGTTCTCCCTCGACTCCTGCCACCTCTACCTCGCCATCATTTTGCACCCGCACCAACTCTCCGACTCCGAcacccgcagccgcagccgcagggAACCAAAGCCCGCCGTCTTAGAGTCAGAGAGGCCTAGTAGGACGCTGCGCAGATCCTTCTTCTCCTTCAGCCACACTACCACCTCCCCAGTCCCAACTCCAATCCTCCCTATCTGA